A region of Burkholderiales bacterium JOSHI_001 DNA encodes the following proteins:
- a CDS encoding hypothetical protein (PFAM: Protein of unknown function (DUF1348)), protein MDTKPPLPPFTAESAAQKVRGAEDAWNTRDPEVCARVYTEDTRWRNRAEFPVGREEVKAFLRRKWAREMDYRLIKELWGFTGARIAVRFAYEWHDDSGHCFRSYGNENWEFNDQGFMTRRFASINDLPIADSDRLFHWPLGRRPDEHPGLSELGL, encoded by the coding sequence ATGGACACCAAACCGCCCCTGCCCCCGTTCACCGCCGAGTCCGCGGCCCAGAAGGTGCGCGGCGCCGAGGACGCCTGGAACACCCGCGACCCCGAGGTGTGCGCCCGCGTCTACACCGAAGACACGCGCTGGCGCAACCGCGCCGAGTTCCCGGTGGGGCGCGAAGAGGTCAAGGCCTTCCTGCGTCGCAAGTGGGCGCGCGAAATGGACTACCGGCTGATCAAGGAACTGTGGGGCTTCACCGGCGCGCGCATCGCGGTGCGCTTTGCCTACGAATGGCACGATGATTCGGGCCACTGCTTCCGCAGCTACGGCAACGAGAACTGGGAGTTCAACGACCAGGGCTTCATGACGCGGCGCTTCGCCAGCATCAACGACCTGCCCATTGCGGACAGCGACCGGCTGTTCCACTGGCCGCTGGGCCGCCGCCCGGACGAACACCCGGGCCTGTCCGAGCTGGGTCTGTGA
- a CDS encoding response regulator containing a CheY-like receiver domain and an HTH DNA-binding domain (PFAM: Response regulator receiver domain; Bacterial regulatory proteins, luxR family) — protein sequence MIRVLVCDDHRIVRQGIQQMLADAGDLALAGEAANGPDAIARVREGGIDVVLLDIAMPQRDGLDVLKQLKGEFPKLPVLMLSTYPDRQYAVRCLKLGAAGYLNKSADSEQMTEAIRQVAAGRLFITPHVAEQLATAVGAGRQDDAPLHERLSHREYQVFRLLAEGRSVGEIAEQLVLAANTVSTYRARVLEKTGVRNDVELALYAVRQSIL from the coding sequence GTGATCCGGGTGCTGGTCTGCGACGACCACCGCATCGTGCGCCAGGGCATCCAGCAGATGCTGGCCGATGCGGGCGACCTGGCCCTGGCCGGTGAAGCCGCCAACGGGCCGGACGCCATCGCCCGCGTGCGCGAAGGCGGCATCGACGTGGTGCTGCTGGACATCGCCATGCCGCAGCGTGACGGCCTGGATGTGCTGAAGCAGCTGAAAGGTGAATTCCCAAAACTGCCGGTGCTGATGCTGTCCACCTACCCCGACCGCCAGTACGCGGTGCGCTGCCTGAAGCTGGGCGCGGCCGGTTACCTGAACAAGAGCGCCGATTCGGAGCAGATGACTGAAGCCATCCGCCAGGTGGCCGCCGGGCGGCTGTTCATCACCCCGCACGTGGCCGAACAGCTGGCCACCGCCGTGGGCGCCGGCCGCCAGGACGACGCGCCGCTGCACGAGCGCCTGTCGCACCGGGAATACCAGGTCTTCCGCCTGCTGGCCGAGGGCCGCAGTGTGGGCGAGATTGCGGAACAGCTGGTGCTGGCGGCCAACACCGTCAGCACCTACCGCGCCCGGGTGCTGGAAAAGACCGGCGTGCGCAACGACGTGGAACTGGCGCTGTACGCGGTGCGGCAGTCCATCCTTTGA
- a CDS encoding ABC-type nitrate/sulfonate/bicarbonate transport system, periplasmic component (PFAM: NMT1/THI5 like): MSEHHDPYDADRPLMMGCCCGRHRSEADHAAAELRTRSESAAFEAESNHFVEAALVKALFPQDAVRRRFLRAVGRRSAMAAISSVLPVASLQAMAQESGGKSGALEKKDLKIGFIPITCATPLIMAHPLGFYSKQGLNVEVVKTAGWALIRDKMLNKEYDATHFLSPMPLAISLGLGATATPMNVATIQNTNGQAITLAMKHKDKRDPAGWKGFKFAVPFEYSMHNFLLRYYVAEAGLDPDKDIQIRVVPPPEMVANLRAGNIDGFLGPDPFNQRAVFEEVGFIHLLTKELWNGHPCCAFGTSSEFIQKNPNTFAALYRAVLTAAAMAREAKNRELIAKVIAPQQYLNQPETVIAQVLTGKFADGLGNVKTVPDRADFDPMPWQSMAVWMLTQMKRWGYLKGEVNYKQIAEKVFLLTDAKKTMKQLDMKVPDGAYPKFTVMGKVFDPEKAEAYAGSFAIKRG, translated from the coding sequence ATGAGCGAGCACCACGACCCCTACGACGCCGACCGGCCCCTGATGATGGGCTGTTGCTGCGGGCGGCACCGCAGCGAGGCCGACCACGCCGCCGCCGAACTGCGAACGCGCAGCGAGAGCGCCGCCTTCGAAGCCGAGTCCAACCACTTCGTCGAGGCCGCGCTGGTGAAGGCCCTGTTCCCGCAGGACGCCGTGCGGCGCCGCTTCCTGCGCGCCGTGGGCCGGCGCTCGGCCATGGCGGCGATAAGCAGCGTGCTGCCTGTGGCTTCGCTGCAGGCCATGGCCCAGGAGTCCGGTGGAAAAAGCGGCGCGCTGGAGAAGAAGGACCTGAAGATCGGCTTCATCCCCATCACCTGCGCCACGCCGCTGATCATGGCCCACCCGCTGGGCTTCTACAGCAAGCAGGGCCTGAACGTGGAGGTGGTGAAGACCGCCGGCTGGGCGCTGATTCGCGACAAGATGCTGAACAAGGAGTACGACGCCACGCACTTCCTGAGCCCCATGCCGCTGGCCATCTCGTTGGGCCTGGGCGCCACCGCCACGCCGATGAACGTGGCCACCATCCAGAACACCAACGGCCAGGCCATCACCCTGGCGATGAAGCACAAGGACAAGCGCGACCCGGCCGGCTGGAAGGGCTTCAAGTTCGCCGTGCCCTTCGAGTATTCGATGCACAACTTCCTGCTGCGCTACTACGTGGCCGAAGCGGGGCTGGACCCGGACAAGGACATCCAGATCCGCGTGGTGCCGCCGCCGGAGATGGTGGCCAACCTGCGCGCCGGCAACATCGACGGCTTCCTGGGCCCCGACCCCTTCAACCAGCGCGCGGTGTTCGAGGAAGTGGGCTTCATCCACCTGCTGACCAAGGAACTGTGGAACGGCCACCCCTGCTGCGCCTTCGGCACCAGCAGCGAATTCATCCAGAAGAACCCCAACACCTTCGCCGCGCTGTACCGCGCCGTGCTCACCGCCGCGGCCATGGCGCGCGAGGCCAAGAACCGCGAACTCATCGCCAAGGTGATCGCGCCGCAGCAGTACCTGAACCAGCCCGAAACCGTGATCGCGCAGGTGCTGACCGGCAAGTTCGCCGACGGCCTGGGCAATGTGAAGACCGTGCCCGACCGCGCCGACTTCGACCCCATGCCCTGGCAGAGCATGGCGGTGTGGATGCTCACGCAGATGAAGCGCTGGGGCTACCTGAAGGGCGAGGTGAACTACAAGCAGATCGCCGAAAAAGTGTTCCTGCTGACCGACGCCAAGAAGACCATGAAGCAGCTGGACATGAAGGTGCCCGACGGCGCCTACCCCAAGTTCACCGTCATGGGCAAGGTCTTCGACCCCGAGAAGGCCGAGGCCTACGCGGGCAGCTTCGCCATCAAGCGCGGCTGA
- a CDS encoding nitrate ABC transporter, permease protein (PFAM: Binding-protein-dependent transport system inner membrane component~TIGRFAM: nitrate ABC transporter, permease protein) translates to MGFTRSLGFRSGLLSLLILGLVLAVWHLATLTSSPVVAAAPALTPEQVEYAKLMGKDPATLNSAATAPAKSGFPTLGQMAAVAAKHLAQPFYDNGPNDKGVGLQLAYSLGRVGLGYLLAALVAIPLGFVIGMSPLVYRALDPFIQVLKPISPLAWMPLALYTIKDSSISGIFVIFICSIWPMLINTAFGVASVRREWLNVAKTLEVSPLRRAFEVILPAAAPTILTGMRISMGIAWLVIVAAEMLVGGTGIGYFVWNEWNNLSLPNVIFAILVIGVVGMLLDLAFARAQKAVTYVD, encoded by the coding sequence ATGGGCTTCACGCGCAGCCTGGGTTTCCGCTCGGGGCTGCTGTCGCTGCTGATCCTGGGGCTGGTGCTGGCGGTCTGGCACCTGGCCACCTTGACATCGTCCCCGGTGGTGGCCGCGGCGCCCGCACTGACGCCGGAGCAGGTCGAATACGCCAAGCTGATGGGCAAGGACCCGGCCACGCTGAACAGCGCGGCCACGGCGCCGGCGAAGTCGGGCTTTCCCACGCTGGGCCAGATGGCGGCCGTTGCGGCCAAGCACCTGGCCCAGCCCTTCTACGACAACGGCCCCAACGACAAGGGCGTGGGGCTGCAACTGGCTTACTCACTCGGCCGGGTGGGCCTGGGCTACCTGCTGGCCGCGCTGGTGGCCATTCCGCTGGGCTTCGTCATCGGCATGAGCCCGCTGGTGTACCGCGCGCTGGACCCTTTCATCCAGGTGCTCAAGCCCATCTCGCCGCTGGCCTGGATGCCGCTGGCGCTGTACACCATCAAGGACTCGTCGATCAGCGGCATCTTCGTCATCTTCATCTGTTCCATCTGGCCCATGCTGATCAACACCGCCTTCGGCGTGGCCAGTGTGCGCCGTGAATGGTTGAACGTGGCCAAGACCCTGGAAGTGAGCCCATTGCGCCGCGCCTTCGAGGTCATCCTGCCCGCGGCCGCGCCCACCATCCTGACCGGCATGCGCATCAGCATGGGCATTGCCTGGCTGGTGATCGTGGCCGCCGAGATGCTGGTGGGCGGCACCGGCATCGGCTACTTCGTGTGGAACGAGTGGAACAACCTGTCGCTGCCCAACGTCATCTTCGCCATCCTGGTGATCGGCGTGGTGGGCATGCTGCTGGACCTGGCCTTCGCCCGGGCCCAGAAGGCGGTGACCTATGTCGACTGA
- a CDS encoding PAS domain S-box (PFAM: Histidine kinase; Histidine kinase-, DNA gyrase B-, and HSP90-like ATPase; PAS fold~TIGRFAM: PAS domain S-box): MHHAPAPTQGRVADVWRDRLALLLESTGEGIFGIDLAGRCVFVNPSAARQLGWPADQIIGRNMHELIHHTHADGRHYPECDCPIFNAFRRGLPCRIDDEVLWRADGASFYAEYSSHPIVEGGAVQGAVVTFSDISERKRAQELSRVRELARHQEAVREAERTRIAREIHDELGSLLVALKMDLNWVAKRVADRPELGSKCQSMGRLIDSAVDKLGRIITDLRPSILDHQGLWAALEWQAQEFIDSAELPSELQLHVAAGVAPPQGALAIAVFRIFQEVLSNIARHAQARRVQIRIAVDGPPQPVLYLDVRDDGVGAAAQALDSARSYGVMGMRERAAQFGGTLSIDSAPGLGTRVRLVMPLPEDAA; the protein is encoded by the coding sequence ATGCACCACGCCCCCGCCCCGACCCAGGGCCGCGTCGCCGACGTCTGGCGCGACCGGCTGGCGCTGCTGCTGGAATCCACCGGCGAGGGCATCTTCGGCATCGACCTGGCCGGGCGCTGCGTGTTCGTGAACCCCAGCGCCGCGCGGCAGCTGGGCTGGCCGGCGGACCAGATCATCGGCCGCAACATGCATGAGCTGATCCACCACACCCACGCCGACGGGCGCCACTACCCGGAGTGCGACTGCCCCATCTTCAACGCCTTCCGCCGCGGCCTGCCCTGCCGCATCGACGACGAAGTGCTGTGGCGCGCTGACGGCGCCAGCTTCTACGCCGAGTACTCCAGCCACCCCATCGTCGAGGGTGGCGCCGTGCAGGGTGCGGTGGTCACCTTCTCCGACATCAGCGAACGCAAGCGCGCGCAGGAACTGTCGCGCGTGCGCGAACTGGCCCGCCACCAGGAGGCGGTGCGCGAGGCCGAGCGCACCCGCATCGCGCGAGAAATCCACGACGAACTGGGCTCGCTGCTGGTGGCGCTGAAGATGGACCTGAACTGGGTGGCCAAGCGCGTGGCCGACCGGCCCGAACTGGGCAGCAAATGCCAGTCCATGGGCCGGCTGATCGACAGCGCGGTGGACAAGCTGGGCCGCATCATCACCGACCTGCGCCCCAGCATCCTGGACCACCAGGGCCTGTGGGCGGCGCTGGAATGGCAGGCCCAGGAATTCATCGACAGCGCCGAGCTGCCCAGCGAACTGCAACTGCACGTGGCCGCCGGCGTGGCGCCGCCGCAGGGCGCGCTGGCGATCGCGGTGTTCCGCATCTTCCAGGAGGTGCTGTCCAACATCGCCCGCCACGCCCAGGCGCGGCGGGTGCAGATCCGCATCGCGGTGGACGGCCCGCCGCAGCCGGTGCTGTACCTGGACGTGCGCGACGATGGCGTGGGCGCCGCCGCGCAGGCGCTGGACAGCGCGCGCAGCTACGGCGTGATGGGCATGCGCGAGCGCGCGGCCCAGTTCGGTGGCACGCTCAGCATCGACAGCGCGCCCGGCCTGGGCACCCGCGTGCGGCTGGTGATGCCGCTGCCGGAGGACGCCGCGTGA
- a CDS encoding RHS repeat-associated core domain protein (PFAM: RHS Repeat~TIGRFAM: RHS repeat-associated core domain; YD repeat (two copies)), with product MSRVLAALLLPGLVVNPATPLNPKAYAFWDAGYWDYVVGGGSFESFQDEAPNGAVDNSRDWLDDSAGGEGGFPDNGTDETGDVTFGLDEGGDSWIDAEDPDSSAVEPVEDASGDNSEGSGDPNDDQGNDTAENPGRSEVTDSCGGTGSESVGDPINLARADKVHFQVDYRGRDFAPLRASRVYHSNLAEFPARATVPIGAGWRFFYDRSLQVLSASQVRLHRYDGSVLDFSYNGSAWISAKPSGSLSTVAGGWQYVNPRNGIETYNAAGRLLSVSKKGRLTNLQYDAAGRLVGVANPFGRSMTLAYDATGRVSGITIPGGATLAYGYDAIGNLVSVNFPDAAVRRYAYDNLTWRNALTGIVDETGRRIVTWGYDAAGRPNYSHYGNGINPVSVTYGSGSVATTDARGTVRTRTLLQVGGRQRVVALNVGATPDNAATTTSYGFDGYGNLGKATARSGAVNVSVNDPRGRPLSVTRASGTASARTVQHVWHGIFNIATSTSAGGVSTNRTVDGFGRVIQTSRTGTNGVSYVMRQRVYNAQHLLASVTNARGGVTTFTYDAQGNRTSATNPAGQTTTYSLFDAHGRPTRIVRPSGAVVTRVFNNRGRLAQHAVNGVASTRSFDGAGRLSQLTQADGSWVARSYDTAGRIAGLSNHKGESVSIGRDVGGKVVSRATYGAAGNLVHAAYARFDRLGRVAAQIDTRGFATQATYGADARRSGTVDALGRQYSQQLDQLNRPVSFTQPNTTAMRLAGGATTVSTQLNWDSANATLKSVADTVNVGTGYGVDTLNRRAAETGSDAGTRQWARNAAGDTQTYVDGRSVSYTVVRDTLGRPLQVGPAGIAPITYSYVPGRRDSLLSSMTDPSGSTTWTYDSEGRVLSKSQTIAAVTSTVTLARDSLGRVASMTYPSGMRVDYTYTGDTVSSVAVNGTVLLNSITYRPFSRTPAKWAWGNGSVYQRSFDADGRITQVTLGGLVRSYTYDPTGRITEYNDVLSSGATQRSAFRYDEAGQLTSYSGPGGNFSYAYDTNGNRRSQTRNGVTTTQTYAAASNRLLTSPRGTYSYLADGSPSSDGIYTYSYDAFGRMSGLTGFGGTVFSSRAHDGLGMRVRLLRQEYTPPEPLAVAPGGTSSRSAALLSSRIVTAETGATAVQNGRATSQGVVNTTWSMPDRAAVLNTDRLASRTAGNVAQLQVPPPGGGGWLVTDNIRYLHTDDGLLLSEYNLISGYRQETIWFAGVPIGTMINGTLLTIRSDHLGTPRSLARASDNFEVWRWDGEPFGDSRPVYSGPIIFDYNLRFPGQQYEPNTGYFQNWFRDYDPYTGRYLQADPLGLGGGLGRYTYSGADPVNAMDPTGLDWEYETSTGRIYRNGQLIGVGYSGNQSGLNNPDAQNTSNVGPIPKGSWNIGGAYKSQNTGPQTIVLTPKPETETYGRSAFRIHGDNSKGNMSASNGCIVASPSIRDQIINSGDKLLVVRP from the coding sequence ATGAGCAGAGTCTTGGCCGCTTTGCTCCTGCCCGGCTTGGTCGTCAATCCAGCCACACCCCTGAATCCGAAAGCCTATGCGTTTTGGGACGCGGGCTACTGGGACTACGTCGTAGGCGGTGGCAGCTTTGAGAGCTTCCAGGACGAAGCGCCCAATGGCGCCGTCGACAACTCCCGCGACTGGCTCGACGACAGCGCAGGTGGCGAGGGCGGATTTCCAGACAACGGCACTGACGAAACCGGCGATGTCACCTTCGGACTCGACGAAGGCGGGGACAGTTGGATCGATGCTGAAGATCCAGATTCGAGCGCAGTCGAGCCCGTTGAGGACGCGTCGGGAGACAACTCCGAGGGAAGCGGGGATCCCAATGATGATCAGGGCAATGACACCGCAGAGAACCCCGGCAGGTCTGAAGTCACCGACAGTTGTGGCGGTACCGGGTCGGAAAGCGTAGGCGACCCGATCAACCTGGCCAGAGCCGACAAGGTTCACTTCCAGGTGGACTATCGTGGCCGCGACTTCGCGCCTTTGCGGGCTTCGCGCGTGTACCACAGCAACCTGGCGGAGTTTCCAGCCCGCGCCACCGTGCCCATAGGCGCCGGTTGGCGCTTCTTCTACGACCGGTCGCTGCAGGTTCTAAGTGCATCGCAGGTCCGCCTGCACCGCTACGACGGTTCGGTGCTGGACTTCAGCTACAACGGGTCGGCCTGGATCAGCGCCAAGCCTTCGGGCAGCTTGAGTACCGTGGCCGGTGGCTGGCAGTACGTGAACCCGCGCAACGGCATCGAAACCTACAACGCGGCTGGTCGCCTGCTTTCGGTGTCAAAGAAGGGCCGTCTGACCAACTTGCAGTACGACGCTGCAGGCCGTCTGGTTGGCGTCGCCAACCCGTTTGGCCGGTCCATGACGCTGGCATATGACGCAACTGGCCGGGTGTCTGGCATCACCATCCCCGGTGGCGCCACGCTGGCCTATGGCTACGATGCAATCGGCAACCTTGTCAGCGTCAACTTCCCGGATGCGGCGGTTCGGCGCTATGCCTATGACAATCTGACGTGGCGCAATGCCCTGACCGGTATCGTCGATGAGACCGGTCGGCGCATCGTCACCTGGGGCTACGACGCGGCCGGACGACCCAACTACAGCCACTATGGCAACGGCATCAACCCTGTGAGTGTGACCTACGGTTCTGGTTCGGTTGCCACCACCGACGCCCGAGGCACCGTACGCACCCGGACCCTGTTGCAAGTGGGCGGACGGCAGCGCGTGGTTGCCCTCAATGTCGGCGCCACGCCTGACAATGCCGCGACCACCACCAGCTATGGCTTCGATGGCTATGGGAACCTGGGCAAAGCCACGGCACGAAGCGGCGCGGTGAACGTTTCTGTGAACGATCCGCGCGGCCGTCCGCTCAGTGTTACCCGGGCCAGCGGAACCGCAAGCGCCCGTACAGTGCAGCACGTCTGGCACGGCATATTCAACATCGCCACCAGCACGTCGGCGGGCGGCGTCAGCACCAACCGAACGGTGGACGGCTTCGGCCGCGTCATCCAGACTTCGCGCACCGGAACCAACGGCGTCAGCTACGTGATGCGCCAGCGCGTCTACAACGCCCAACACCTGCTGGCATCCGTCACGAATGCAAGAGGCGGCGTGACAACCTTCACCTACGACGCGCAAGGCAACCGCACCAGTGCCACCAACCCGGCTGGCCAGACCACCACGTACTCGCTGTTCGATGCCCACGGACGGCCCACTCGCATTGTTCGCCCCAGCGGCGCCGTGGTGACGCGCGTCTTCAACAACCGTGGTCGCCTGGCTCAGCATGCGGTCAACGGCGTCGCGAGCACCCGCAGTTTCGACGGCGCAGGCCGGCTCTCGCAGCTGACTCAAGCAGACGGGTCATGGGTGGCGCGCAGCTATGACACGGCCGGCCGAATCGCCGGCCTGTCCAACCACAAAGGCGAAAGCGTGAGCATCGGCCGTGACGTGGGCGGCAAGGTGGTTTCACGCGCCACCTACGGGGCCGCGGGCAACCTCGTCCATGCCGCCTATGCTCGCTTCGATCGCCTGGGGCGCGTGGCCGCGCAAATCGACACCCGAGGTTTTGCCACGCAAGCCACCTATGGCGCCGATGCGCGGCGAAGCGGCACGGTGGATGCGCTGGGGCGGCAGTACAGCCAGCAGTTGGACCAGTTGAACCGGCCGGTGAGCTTCACCCAACCCAACACCACGGCCATGCGGCTGGCGGGCGGTGCCACCACCGTCAGCACACAATTGAACTGGGACAGCGCCAACGCCACGCTCAAGAGCGTGGCAGATACGGTGAATGTGGGGACGGGCTACGGGGTGGACACGCTGAACCGCCGCGCGGCCGAAACCGGCAGCGACGCCGGAACCCGCCAGTGGGCCCGCAACGCGGCCGGTGACACGCAAACCTATGTTGATGGACGCAGCGTGAGCTACACCGTGGTGCGCGACACACTGGGTCGGCCATTGCAGGTCGGACCGGCCGGCATTGCACCCATCACCTACAGCTACGTGCCAGGTCGCCGCGATAGTCTTTTGTCCAGCATGACCGACCCCAGCGGCAGCACGACGTGGACCTATGACAGCGAAGGGCGGGTGCTGTCCAAGTCGCAAACCATCGCTGCGGTGACCAGCACCGTCACCCTGGCGCGTGACAGCCTGGGGCGAGTCGCCAGCATGACCTACCCTTCCGGCATGCGTGTGGACTACACCTACACCGGCGATACGGTGTCATCCGTGGCTGTGAACGGCACGGTGCTGCTCAACAGCATCACCTACCGCCCCTTCAGCCGAACACCGGCGAAGTGGGCTTGGGGCAATGGCAGCGTCTATCAACGCAGCTTCGATGCCGACGGCCGCATCACGCAGGTGACGCTGGGCGGCCTGGTTCGAAGCTATACCTACGACCCGACCGGGCGCATCACCGAGTACAACGATGTGCTTTCAAGTGGCGCCACCCAGCGTTCGGCCTTCCGCTACGACGAGGCGGGGCAGCTCACAAGCTACAGCGGGCCGGGCGGCAACTTCAGCTATGCCTACGACACCAATGGCAATCGTCGCAGCCAGACCCGCAACGGCGTGACCACCACGCAGACCTACGCCGCGGCTTCCAACCGGCTGCTGACCAGCCCGCGCGGCACCTACAGCTACCTGGCCGACGGAAGCCCCAGTTCCGACGGCATCTACACCTACAGCTACGACGCCTTCGGCCGCATGAGCGGCTTGACGGGGTTCGGTGGGACGGTGTTCTCCAGCCGCGCCCACGATGGCTTGGGCATGCGGGTGCGCTTGCTGCGGCAGGAATACACACCACCAGAACCCCTCGCGGTAGCCCCGGGGGGCACCAGCAGCCGGTCGGCGGCCTTGCTGAGCAGTCGCATCGTCACCGCCGAGACTGGCGCCACCGCGGTACAGAATGGGCGAGCCACGTCGCAGGGCGTGGTCAACACCACCTGGTCCATGCCGGATCGCGCGGCGGTCTTGAACACAGACAGGCTGGCGAGCCGAACTGCCGGGAACGTGGCGCAGTTGCAGGTGCCGCCCCCAGGGGGCGGTGGTTGGCTGGTGACCGACAATATTCGCTACCTGCACACCGATGACGGACTATTGCTGAGTGAGTACAACCTCATTTCTGGGTACCGTCAGGAGACGATCTGGTTTGCCGGCGTACCCATAGGCACGATGATCAATGGCACGCTCCTGACCATCCGATCCGACCATTTGGGTACACCCCGATCACTGGCACGTGCCAGTGACAACTTTGAAGTCTGGCGCTGGGACGGCGAGCCCTTCGGTGACAGCCGGCCGGTTTACTCTGGGCCCATCATTTTTGACTACAACTTGCGTTTTCCCGGGCAGCAGTACGAACCCAACACGGGTTATTTCCAGAATTGGTTCCGAGACTATGATCCGTATACCGGGCGGTATTTGCAGGCCGATCCACTTGGCTTGGGTGGAGGACTAGGTCGGTATACATATTCAGGCGCAGATCCAGTGAACGCGATGGATCCAACTGGATTAGATTGGGAGTACGAAACAAGTACAGGTCGAATTTATAGAAATGGACAATTGATTGGAGTGGGTTATTCCGGAAATCAATCTGGCCTCAATAATCCCGACGCTCAAAACACTAGTAATGTTGGACCAATACCGAAGGGCTCATGGAACATTGGTGGAGCCTACAAAAGTCAAAATACCGGCCCCCAAACTATAGTTCTAACCCCAAAGCCCGAAACTGAAACATATGGAAGATCCGCATTTCGCATTCACGGCGACAATTCAAAAGGTAATATGAGCGCCTCAAATGGCTGCATCGTTGCCAGCCCTAGCATAAGAGATCAAATCATCAATAGCGGAGATAAATTACTAGTTGTTCGACCATGA
- a CDS encoding cyanate hydratase (PFAM: Cyanate lyase C-terminal domain~TIGRFAM: cyanate hydratase), which yields MSRLDVTEKIITAKVSQGLKWSDVAAKVGQSKEWVTAACLGQMTLTAEQAGVVAEVFGLSAEDKKWLMVVPYKGSLPTSVPTDPLIYRFYELVSVYGTTFKELIHEEFGDGIMSAIDFKMDLQREADPKGDRVSITMSGKFLPYKTY from the coding sequence ATGAGCCGACTGGACGTGACCGAAAAGATCATCACCGCCAAGGTGAGCCAGGGCCTGAAATGGTCCGACGTGGCCGCGAAAGTGGGCCAGAGCAAGGAATGGGTCACCGCCGCCTGCCTGGGCCAGATGACGCTGACGGCCGAACAGGCCGGCGTGGTGGCCGAAGTCTTTGGCCTGAGCGCCGAAGACAAGAAGTGGCTGATGGTGGTGCCCTACAAGGGCAGCCTGCCCACCAGCGTGCCCACCGACCCGCTGATCTACCGCTTCTACGAACTGGTCAGCGTCTACGGCACCACCTTCAAGGAACTGATCCATGAAGAGTTCGGCGATGGCATCATGAGCGCCATCGACTTCAAGATGGACCTGCAGCGCGAGGCCGACCCCAAGGGCGACCGCGTGTCCATCACGATGAGCGGCAAGTTCCTCCCTTACAAGACGTACTGA
- a CDS encoding nitrate transport ATP-binding subunits C and D (PFAM: ABC transporter~TIGRFAM: nitrate transport ATP-binding subunits C and D): MSTETFLQVQGLGKRFGDAVVFDGVNFGVQQGEFVCIIGHSGCGKTTILNVLAGLESASEGHVFMDGREVVGPGLERGVVFQGHALMPWLTVRGNIAFAVRSKWPDWTAAQVNEQVQQYVALVGLAAAIDKKPSQLSGGMKQRVGIARAFAIQPRMLLLDEPFGALDALTRGTIQDELLRICAETRQTVFMITHDVDEAILLADRILLMSNGPQARVAEVVVNTMPRDRQRATLHHDPQYYRIRNHLVDFLVARSQHLSHGRAPAQPVELRPGLEPEPQPPVPLPSPTLPTATPLRRIA, from the coding sequence ATGTCGACTGAGACCTTCCTTCAGGTGCAGGGCCTGGGCAAGCGCTTCGGCGACGCCGTGGTCTTCGACGGCGTGAACTTCGGCGTGCAGCAGGGCGAATTCGTCTGCATCATCGGCCACAGCGGCTGCGGCAAGACCACCATCCTGAACGTGCTGGCCGGGCTGGAAAGTGCCAGCGAAGGCCATGTCTTCATGGACGGCCGCGAGGTGGTGGGCCCTGGCCTGGAGCGCGGCGTGGTGTTCCAGGGCCATGCGCTGATGCCCTGGCTGACGGTGCGCGGCAACATCGCGTTCGCGGTGCGCAGCAAGTGGCCGGACTGGACCGCCGCCCAGGTGAACGAACAGGTGCAGCAGTACGTGGCCCTGGTGGGCCTGGCCGCGGCCATCGACAAGAAGCCCAGCCAGCTGTCCGGCGGCATGAAGCAGCGCGTGGGCATTGCGCGCGCCTTCGCCATCCAGCCGCGCATGCTGCTGCTGGACGAGCCCTTCGGTGCGCTGGACGCGCTGACCCGCGGCACCATCCAGGACGAATTGCTGCGCATCTGCGCCGAGACGCGGCAGACGGTGTTCATGATCACCCACGACGTGGACGAGGCCATCCTGCTGGCCGACCGCATCCTGCTGATGAGCAACGGCCCGCAGGCCCGCGTGGCCGAGGTGGTGGTGAACACCATGCCGCGTGACCGCCAGCGCGCCACGCTGCACCACGACCCGCAGTACTACCGCATCCGCAACCACCTGGTCGATTTCCTGGTGGCGCGCAGCCAGCACCTGTCGCACGGCCGCGCGCCGGCGCAGCCTGTCGAACTGCGGCCTGGGCTGGAGCCCGAGCCGCAGCCTCCTGTTCCCCTTCCTTCCCCCACCCTGCCCACCGCCACCCCGCTGAGGAGAATTGCATGA